The Schistocerca piceifrons isolate TAMUIC-IGC-003096 chromosome 5, iqSchPice1.1, whole genome shotgun sequence DNA segment GACCTTCCTTCACGTCTAACCCCGCCCAGTGCCTTAGTTTCCTGTTAGATGTCGCAACGAGGTTAGGTTGGCCACGGCTAACTCTGGTTTACCATTGAAATGACTGAACATACATACACATTCACTCATTGTGATAAATTGTAGGATACGTGGGAAACAGGAAGGACTTATATAGCTAAGCACAATAAATGAGCTGATTGTCTAATCCATTCCCAGGAGGCTTATTATTAACTTATAAGGACCTGTGTGCCGCAATATAAGCACTGCGAGTACATAAAATGTGTCAAAACGAAACAACTCTGACTGATACGTTTCAACATTTACACTTGTATAAttaaaaatcggtaaacaaataTGCCTTAACTTGATATTACTAGCAAACTAATATCTTGAATTTACAGGCACACAAACTCTCCGCCATAGTACAAcacgaaagtaaaattttgtattAGAGGATCTATGTCAAACGACCGTGTGAAAGTGTCCATATGAAATTCGTAACGGCAATGTGAGATCATAGGTTCTGAAAACGATACAGGGTTGTTACAAAATAGAAAAGTAACCACAGCACATTTGACACACGACAGTCCCCAGTGTCTGATTTCGCTACCATGCCCGAAACGACAGAAAATAACCAAATTTTCCTTAGTATCAATGTACTGTGTATTAGGAAGAATACATAATGAAATTCATGGGTGGCATGAGGGTATAGGGTGCCGAATTCAGAGGAGCCAGCAACGACTCTAGCGCGACCGGGCATCGAGTCAAAGTAAGGTCGGATGTCAGAAACGCCGCTCCATGCTAGTTACCACTATGAAAGAGTTAATCAAACTCAGTGGCAAGGATGTGGTGGAATGATAGTCTCGTAGCAAACCCAGAGCAGATATCTTTAGCGGATGAGAAACTTGGAGAATGCATGTATTGCCTCAAAATGTTTCACATGTGATTTGATCTATTCGTCGCATCCACATTTTTGCGAAAATACGTAAATAATCATAAATTACGAAGTAAATTAATTCAAAATTGTACGTGGATAACTGTTTATACATTTGCActgaaatttcttgtagaaatccaATATGAGAATGGCTGTTTCTAAGAAACCAATGCAGCAAGAGAGAGAGCTTGTGGGACGGGAACTGGGAACCAGAGATCGTCTACTGGTGCTGCGATCTGGCCGCTACACAGTGGCCCCACAGCCATCCAATACAATGAAGTGATCGTTCTGAAACTGCAGTGTCGACACATGTTTGTCTAAGACTGGTTCCTAACGTAATCGACAGAAAGAGACAGATAGCTCTTTCTTGACCATTACACATTGGATATCGTCCTGGGAGAGGACTTGGATCAAGAAGACTATGTTCTTTAGCGGTTAAGTCTAACTACGCTTATAAAGCCTGCGGTCAGCACGCTTCGCCCGAATTTACCTATTGAAAATCTAGGATGATTCCCATACAACAGGTTCCTTTAGCTATAATCAGAACCGTTGGTACCTGGTAGCTTGTGGTAGAGCTGGGAAGATCTTTTTAAGCGGTGGCGTGAATAAGctgattaattaaattaattaaaaaaaggttAACTTCTCAAGTTCTTATTATAATTCGATGTTTTTGGAATTTTGATTGGTGTTGTGGATTTGTTTCCTTTAAAGTAAAGTTAGTAGATCTGTTGGTGAACTTAAAGGATATTGAGtgtgaattttattttgatttgaagGCTGCTGGTGGTTTGGAAATACTCGAGCAATGTGTCGTCTCTAGGTGTGTAAGTGGTTATTGAACTTGATATTACAGTCCCTATCGATGAGTACATCAGGGAACCTTATGATGGAAGACTGCAGAAAGCTTTGAATGGTGGTATAGTGGTGATCTGCCATAGCTGTGACAGTAAATTTCCCTTGAAACtggtaatcatattaagaaactgTATGTGTCCATTCTTTAATCTGCTGATAATTGAAACGACGAGTGACCGTTTTCAGATGGTGGGATTCGCGATCtgtcaacgcctgaagaggctTAGCTTTGTCTATGAACTGTCTTGAGGTTGGTGTAAAGTGGCGGTGAGACACAGGAtttatgttttacttttattgttctTTCGATTCCGTAAGAGAAGATTAAATTGATTTATTTGCACTCAGTACTATCTCCCGTAAAAAGTGAGTAATACTGAGcttaactgacaaaaaaaaaatgacacTATAAAAGTCAAAAACCCTAAATCAGTATTCATATTTTACGTATAATTAAGTATTAAGGAATTTTAAGTTATGTATACCAAGTGCGTTCGCCGTAAAGTGATACATTACAAAGAAATTTCTACGACCTCATTAATTACGACTAACGGACCTACATAGAGAAAATCGAATATTTTGAGAGATATCAGAACCTGATCAATCCTGAATAAGGAAATAAATTGAATTTTCTAACTTTTTCGTAATACGCACTCAGCGTTCATAGATTGTATTGGTTTAAATAATCTGAGGTAACGATATATACTGTTAACATATTCGATATAAATGAAAGGCATTGACAGAAGATGAGTATTTCTACGAAACATTCAAGCTACTTAATATGGTATTATGGAATTTAATCAATTTGCTGCAAGAAGACTTACGTTCTAACAAGGTATACAGAATATactaaagtaatttcattttctttgcttgttAACAACAGAGATTAAGAACTTACGAAGAGGTCACCCAAATTCGTTCAAGTACTCTGAATATAGGCTAAAAAGGTACATTCATCTTAAAGTTGTTGTGTGAATTCTGAAGTACGTTTTGAAGTGAATTAATAGTGACCGTTAGTTGCTACTGTGATTTTATCTGGTGTAATCATTAGTTGATGAGTTAAAACTGTTCGTCTAACAGGGATATCTTTAATTCTCCAGCGACAGTTCCAGTTAGTATTAATAAGCGTAACGAATACTGAATGTACAGTTCTAACAAAAAGAAAAACGAGAAAGAGTAGATTAAAAATCCTTAGCTTCATCGTATCATATATTAGAAACTGTTGTACTACGTAGAAATATGGTAAGTAAACCAGGTGCTATTGCGCGCATTTCCTTATTATAGTTTGGTGGAGactaattattattcagtaatatcATTATTAACAGTGAAGTACGGTAAAACATTAACTCGTATTAAATGAAAGACCAACTTAAAAATATCACTCAGGAGACAGAGCAGTCAGTCACATTACATGTGCCAACCAGTAGTTGAATTTCCGCTCCTTTGAGGAAATTTTAATGGCATGGAAATTTAATTCATTCATActcagtaaataatttttcattatcatAGCATATCGAGTGATTCTGGCCGATCTGTAGTGAGACAGTGATCAAATGCAATGAGACCTCATACTTTCCCGAGATTTTGCAGCTCCAACCATGAGTAGTCGAACAGATTCTGTAGCGAGCTGTACCAAACTGTGTTACTGAAATGGATAAAAGACGATTTTTCGCCTTTTAATACAGGCTAAAGAAAGAATAAGTTACTATGCTACATTTAATAGCAAGACACAGAGttattaaagacattagctgccagtgggcactgatttatgtaaatgtagcaattgaaaatttgtgttagaCTGGGATATGAATGCGGGTCTCCTGCTTAGTACCTACACTCGCTGACCGCTGTGCTATCCGGAGACAGTGGTCATTGCAGCTACACGCACTGCCGCAGCTTCCCTCCCatcagaccaaaattctcaacttacagCGTAcattactgatgtagtgcccctgctcattatccTCATTAAGGGTAGTTGGAAAAGCTCTATCCCGACAATATTAAATTTAGTGAAGAAGCTTCCCTGTATTTCGGGAATCTCGATCTTTTTCCaagttccttttttcttttcttctttctggactccttagttgcCAACtgagctgcatactctgctttatcaatcgaaacttgtccatctgttcaagttctctcatgcagtttgctccaggattaattcccaaatGCTGTAGCACATTCATCCTACcagtgttgccatcattaaaagcaataacagcatcactgacccttcactttagtgtcttcagtccaacaaaaacattttttggtgagcAAGTCCATATAAtattactgaacgactcattgaGATTTTGAGTCTCACCATGCAGGCACTTCTTCCGTAATTCAGGATCTCTGTgtataggttttatgatatccaagaccgctgctgggatggaatgtttatggctgtatgaaatgtttgagtactgggcattgcagtaattgccCCATGAAtgaggtccaggagggcaaaggtggtgtacaggcatttcatcagttgacagtctgtggaagaaggtagctaTACAGCCTGCTTCATTGTCAACAAATCCTCAGCACTATTTCTAACGGCCATCCCATTATACTGCTATAatccatcaatcattttgtctgtcagcctgcctctcaTGCTTTTACCATCAGAAAATTtcctgtctctcaaactttgtatgaacttcctcaacctggtgcccatcctcttgtgtacataacctttataacacagcaattcacagccttatatataaaaaattaccgattttattagatcttgaagtaatgcacgtaaaaattttaacattttcaactggtgtagattatgtttaaaaaataaaataaaatatacttcCCATGAGAGTTTATAAGtgatttatatgtatatataattgcaaattttataatgagatataCATCCAGAAGTGTGAAAAAACGTtattttccgttctaactccccttaatagtggcatttcgccgattcccgttagAGTTCGAGCTCGGTATGCATCTGCACTAAACGGATCGTTGGTCATTATCGCATTAATTATACATGTGAGGactgttccttccaatttgagtcTGACGGGAGCTGTTCTAGGATAGTCAGTGCATGAATGGTACATACTGTGTCTGGATGGTGTATTGGTCTGcgcatctgccttgtaagcaggagagctAAGTTCGAAGCCCGATCTGCCAAAATTTTTCAACTTGTTTTGTTGATGTAAATCAGTATCCACTGGCAACGAATGTTTCAGTTGGGTTTGTGTCTTGGTTGATAGTGCCTGCATAATCAAAAATGTGTATCCTCTTTCGAACAAGTGGAAAAGAACACATGCCAAATATACTTTAAGTGTTGCGATATTCGCTGTTCGTATTTGAGTACTTATACAAtgcatatgaaaatatttttaatagggGAAACTGCTTAAAAAAGCATAGACATGAGAAACAATTTGTTAGTAGCAGTTATTCAGGTGCAAGGTTATCATTCACCACGGaatttacataaataaatttcaatatttgactGAGGTTATCTGATGTGTCTGAAAATTGGTGAGGTAGTTGTGAAATTACGAGTCACTGAATCAGTTGAGTGGATACTGTGTGCAGCTGGAAGCTGTTATGTGACACACCTCCTCATAGCCAGTGCAGTGTCGGCTCAAGCAAGGACGAGTGACGTGTTCCAGTGCTTCGCGTTTCTCAACGGAGCGCGGAGGTTTTGCAGCACATATGCCACGAAGGTTGGAAAGTTGCTCATAGGCAGCCTTAATAGTACAAGAAATGCAAACCACATCGATCAGCATCAGAGGTAAATGCTACACTGAGATCAAGATACGAATCTGATGAAGCGAAATATGACTGTACAAGTCAACTAATTGAGAAATCAGAGCCACCTTGATTATGTTAAGAGCAGTCACCGAGTATTGGCATCTGAGAGACAGCATAGGTTCAACAGACAAATTGGAAGTAAAAGTACTTTCAGCTGGTCTATGTTTCTTGCACTTTCACGTcatttttttcttcgttttttaCCTTTTCTGGTTGCTGGATAGCTTGCAGTAGATAAGGGAAGAGTCACAGTATCAGGAAATACGTAACAAGGcgatacaaaaaaatttatttgattttcgtaTCAGTATTCTGATAAATTCTCAGTACACCCATGAACAGTAACTCACGATAACCTACTTCCACTGCTTCTGATGACTGTTGCCAGGTTCGTACAGACTTCCCGACAGGGAAATGTACTCTCTTTCCGTACTGCAGGCAATTAACGGCAAAAGATCTTGGTAATCATCTTGTAGATTTCTCTGCTCTTAACGGTCGAAAACATCAGGTGCTTCAGCTTTGTAAACTTAATTTCTTCCAAGTTTCTCGAAATAATATCAACATCAATATGTTTGGACCAGAATTTGCACTGTCAGTGAGTTAAAACAGCTTCTCAAACTTAATTCAAAATTACGATGACACACGATAAGAAGACTAAGAaatttccatatttgtacagaCACTACGTAGTCGAGGTGTGTTGCTTTCCCGCGTATCACAGTTTTGACAGTTGTACTCCACCGTGTGTGCGATAGACAAGTCTCACTCTTCTGAAGACTTTTTGGTATCAGAGACTCTCACAAACTGCTGCTTGTCATTACTGCCAGTATACGATTCTTCTGAACACTCAGCTTCGCACTTAGTAAGAACATTAAATCTTGGTAGTACTTAACATCTCTGGCTGGTTTCTGTGCGTTCCGCCtcttaaaaaatgtttttctttgtctTTGTAAAGACGTTGCCAATAAAGTAGTAGTTCAGTCTGAAAATTGCTGCGGCAACCAGTAATACGTGAACCCACTTTCCGTCACTATGGTACTCCTACAACAACTTCAGACATACCGAGGTTGAAGAAATGTAAAGCATCACGAGTTCCTGGAGTTGTTTCACAGCTATGATGCTGTTACTGTACATGTACTGATATGGTCTTTGCTGAATGATCGTAAACGACCTACTACTATCATAAACAGCATCACGGCTTTCCCAGGATCATGCTGATTGCTTATGTTTTCGTTGCATTTAATTTGTGGTTGACAAAAACTTCCATTGCTTCAGAAGTCTCTTTTCTCCTGACAGTTTTCATTGGGCATGGCATACTGATCGTTCTTTCTGTCAGTTACGTACTTGAAAATTCTTCTCCTCTTCTTGTTTCGTTTGTTACGAAGAATCTGTATAAGGCGTCAACCATTTCCgtggaaattatttttttctgttgtcgaCATTTTGAGGCAAATTTTTCCGTAACAATTTCTTTGAATCACCTATTACTACGGTCGTCAGTACCTTCAGCAGGAATTCATGCTCTCTGCAAAAAAATATAATTTCTATGAATCACTAGCACTGGAACCTTTAGGATACTTCAGCTCTCCTCACAAGATTCGTTTTTGTCATCCCATAGCACCCCAGATGTCGTCTCCGCTGTGGATGCTGCTCAATCTGAAACGACCTGCTACTGCTCACGACACATAAAAGTGCTCCTAAACGTAATTTGCGATCGCAGCGCTCCCCAGGGGCAGTTAGAGGCTACATCTGCCGTGTAAgtcacacagtttctttacgaaaatcgACGCGCGTAAAGTATCTGGGTTAACTCTGTTAGCGATTGTGGAAGTGGAGCGGAGAATATCGCAAAGAATATTTTGGGCTTCTCGATGGTTTGAGCTCCGAATTTCTGTTACACGTACGCTACACAATACCGAACACTGTATTTGACGAATTATCTGTCGGCCTGCATCTTGTTACCACGCAGAAATTAGCCTTAGATCGAATCCGCCCCACAGATAACACCGAAGGTTAGCAAGCCGGCGAGACGGGATATCGTTTTTAAACGGTTTCTCAGATCCGACTGAGTGATTAGGAACATTTCGAAAACATATCACCTTTTCACATGGGATAACGCTGGACACGACGGATGGAGTACACAGATTGCATACCGTAGTGGAAGGAATGACGTCAAGCCACCCTGTATCACAAACAGTACTAAATCTATACAGATTACCGTCTAGATACGGCATAAGGTCCGAAAAAAGGATAGATATTTTTCATCGTCTGTCGTGATATTTCAAACAAATATTTTACAACACTTAATGAAAGTATTAGAGGCCGTAACATGACCATTTGCCTCGAAATATCACCAATCGACGAGCAAAATACACTGATTGCCAATGACATGCGTTTCCCATCAACTGAACAAAACAAGCCATTATATCTTGCTCAAGTCTCTACATGCTTCAAATCGCACATGTCAAATTACACATGTCGTCAAACGCAGATTACATGTGTCAGATAAGAACAGAGTACGTCATAGAAGTTTCATATGGAACGGTCCATTTCTTTCTCATCAGTCTGCTGACGCTCGAATTGTTCTGATTGACGTCTGCATTTGTTACCAGTTATGTATATAAGTGGTATGAGAGTCACCCTAAGGCACCTGTGTGTAAAACGTTTGGAGAGCAACATGAAGGGTAAGTCTCTCAGCTCTTATTGCAGATAGATCTATACGTTCTCAATAATACAATTTCTGTTATGGAACATAGAACCCAACTGCAAATACTGTTAGCTCCAGAAAATGTTAGGCGTCTCAGTCATTGGTACGCAGGGCACTCACTTGAGAAAAGTGAAATTCAAAACTGTATCTGGCCaaagtgatttaggttttcctttgtgTACTTGAATCTAATGTGAATGATAAGTTGGTTTCTTTGTTTTAaacagccaatttccttctccgTCTTAGCTCTGTACGGAAGTATGCTCTATTGAATTCATCACCGACGGGACACTAAACACTAACCTTATTTAGTGATATACAGTCATAAAAAATAACACTAATTCAAAATTAACTTCACCTCCTACGTGCAATAGTTTTTGGTATTACTCTTTATACAAGGTGGGAGATTTAAGTATTATTGCCGTACTAGACCCAGAGGATAATTTGTATCTACGAATTTAATACTATTATCACGATTTTGACGCTTCAAGAACAATTCATTCATTATAGGAAGAGTATATTTTCTAGAATCCTACCTATTTAAAACACATGTGAACTTTATTCTATATGGTAGAGATGAAAGATGGGATTCAACATGAATCCATGAAACCAAGAACGACTAGCACACGATTAGTGACTTCGTAAATCCACAGTCTGAGATTTTGTTCTTCACACTTGTATACATCAATCATCTAATCATGAGTGATGTCAACTACTAATCTTACGATGAAGTGATCAACGAATAGAGAAGGACAACATGTTGCAGAATCGGATTGAACCAGTTATTTTGAAGTGAAAGAAAATTAAGAACAGGCCTAGGATTGTATATCACTATTAGTGTAAAATGACAGCGCAATGTGTGGTTTGTATTTCGCTTTAAACAATGAGCTCTGGATCTCTAAGGGGAGGGATTATCGTGTTGTGTAACACCTCTGGTGCGTTTTGTTCTATATCCATTCCATTAGCGCCATATTATGGTATGGTGTTACACTAGAGTGTTAAAATTTTGTTACTCTTTCAGGGTTGTCGCTTGTTGTGTGTGCCGTATTGGCGGCTGTGATCGGAGGCAGCAGTGCCGCTTCCATCGGCAAAGTGGCTGTGGTAAGTGTTCACCACGAACAGCCAGAATATATAATTTATCACATCGTAGTATGACCGCTTGTTTgattgctgaatacacacatgttTCATCCAGTAACAAAAAGAGACATCTTTTAGTTACAAACGTTGCTTAGTGTTTATTCATATTCTCTCTAACTTCCAAGCACACAACACAAATAATATAAGACAAGATTCTCCTAAATTAGTTTCTAGCCTTTCGATAACTCCTTCGATACATTATCGATTTATTAAGGTATCAATGCCCTAAACATAGTAATTTAAGATTGATTCATTTTGTCTGCCTGACACTGGACACAACGTAGAAATCTTACAGATATTTTGCCTCATAGTTACATTCTGAAATTAGAATCATAATCGTACTAAACACAAAGATCAATTACATGTATGAAATTCCAAGTATCATAGTTATGAAATGAGGTATATCCTCTGATACTTGTTTCTCACCACGCCATAGAACTTTATTGAGGAGACGGGATTTCTAATTTATAGCAGACAGACTGCCACattatttatatcattcattaGATAAATACACTGAGAGACTATTGCGTTGTTCAATATTTCTACATCTTATCGGTGGTAGACAATACACTGGAGTCTAATAATCGATGGACAAATGTAAGCCCCTATGAGCTTTTCCAAATACTATATTTGCCACTGAGTTAATCACCTTTTGCTATCTATACTTTACCACGTGGTAAAGCCCATTAGTCACGAAAATGTAAATTCGGTGATATCAACCAATTCGCGTTGTCCTACGCCTGCTTCTCAGGTACGCGCAAGTAAAAAATGAATAGACGTTACAAAAGGAAGAACACTAGTTACATTTTCATTATTGTCGTTATTTTCATAACGAAACAAAACGGATATTGTGTTGATATTCATTTCCTAAtacattgtttatttttaaattccaGTTTGGGAACTTTAGTATAATGTGAAACAGTGTAAAATGTATCATCTTCAAATCTATGTAACAGTGTCAGTAATACGGCATGCATATATCGGAAATACACATCACAAACATAGTATTCTGATACGTAGAACTGACTGACGACGGGTTGTTGAGGAAGCTACTTGGATCTACAGACGACCCACGGAGATCGAAACTAATCCGACTCTATGTAAGATGTGAAACTGGGTTTCAAAAATAAACGATATAATACAATTGTTcttgaaatttcatgaaattattaGCAAGGAGCAATGTCTTTTATAGTTCAGATAAGGCATTTACATGAGTGATTAAGACTGAAACGGAAAACTTACATTTCTACTTCTACGTGAACATTCTAAAAAATTTGAACAATCGATTTTATAAGCAGTGAGAACTAACAAGGAGATAATTTCTTTCAGATGAGTGCCACATGCCAGGGAGCGTCCGGTCCATTTCCGAACCCCAACAGCTGCAGAAGCTTCCTACAGTGTGAGCCATCAGGGGTTGCAACGGTCATCCCGTGCCCAGCAAACCTCGAGTTCAATCCAAAGCTGAGGGTGTGCGACTTCCCAGAGCGAGCTGGCTGTTCTTCATCCTCGTCTGCTCCTGCTGACGACGAAAATGGCAatgaaactggtggtggctccaacgATAGTGGAATTTCACCTGCACCCCCATCTGACGACGTCCCCACTTGTCCAGCATGGAATCCGGATGACGTTACCCAGCTTCCCAATCCAAAGGAGTGCAACAGCTTCTACAAGTGTGACGAGAACGGCGTTGCCTGGCTTATTCCATGCCCAGCCGGTCTAGAGTACAATGCAGAGCTGAGGGTGTGTGACTACCCAGAAAATGCTGGTTGCTCGACGTCGTCCTCACCAAGCAACCCTTCTGATGATACTCCTTCTGAGGGAGAGCAGGATGACGGAaattcagagggaggcagtgacatAAATCCTCAACCACCCACTGGAGATGCTCCCAGTTGCCCAGCATGGAATCCAGATGATGTCACCCAGCTTCCTAACCCCAGTGGTTGCAGCTCCTTCTACAAGTGTGACGAGAATGGTGTAGCTTGGCTCACACCGTGCCCAGCTGGTCTTGAGTACAATGCCAACCTGAGAGTCTGTGATTATCCTGAAAGTGCTGGCTGCTCATCATCAGCTGCTCAAAGTAACCCATCTGGCGACGAATCCCCTGATGGCGATCAGAACAACGGAAATGCTGACTCTGGTAACGGTGATAGCCCACAGCAACCACCTGGAGATGCTCCCACCTGTCCACCTTGGAATCCAGATGACGTCACCCAGCTGCCTAATCCCAGTGACTGTAACAGCTTCTACAAGTGCGACGAAAACGGTGTAGCATGGTTGATCCCGTGCCCAGCTGGTCTGCAGTACAACGCCGAGCTGAGGGTGTGTGATTACGCTGGACACGCTGGGTGTTCTGTCTAAGTTTATCGAGGACCGCCTTAAGAAGATATCTGCTAGATCTGCGCTATTGTTCAACTGATTACTTTATATAAGTATTTAAGAGTGCTGTTTTATCTGTGATGTTT contains these protein-coding regions:
- the LOC124798871 gene encoding chondroitin proteoglycan 2-like, with amino-acid sequence MKGLSLVVCAVLAAVIGGSSAASIGKVAVMSATCQGASGPFPNPNSCRSFLQCEPSGVATVIPCPANLEFNPKLRVCDFPERAGCSSSSSAPADDENGNETGGGSNDSGISPAPPSDDVPTCPAWNPDDVTQLPNPKECNSFYKCDENGVAWLIPCPAGLEYNAELRVCDYPENAGCSTSSSPSNPSDDTPSEGEQDDGNSEGGSDINPQPPTGDAPSCPAWNPDDVTQLPNPSGCSSFYKCDENGVAWLTPCPAGLEYNANLRVCDYPESAGCSSSAAQSNPSGDESPDGDQNNGNADSGNGDSPQQPPGDAPTCPPWNPDDVTQLPNPSDCNSFYKCDENGVAWLIPCPAGLQYNAELRVCDYAGHAGCSV